Proteins co-encoded in one Candidatus Acidiferrales bacterium genomic window:
- a CDS encoding polysaccharide biosynthesis tyrosine autokinase, which translates to MASNQIERIVPGPLEPARPEWNWPGSFPPEPGEAPHLLDYWRILRKRRWTVLSIFVVLFVVVLVGTVRQTPIYRAQATLQIDKENPQIFSFKEIFQFSSDSDEYLETQYKILQSHSLALRVIDELGLDRQPEFLPRSWWPWKTAPVEVRAQERLEEKHSAKTYQVVLRNFLKRLGVEPVRRSRLVKVSFDSADPALAAQTVNALAGSFINQNLEARWEATQKASEWLSQELTALKIRLEKSDDELQSYARHNAIVFLEDESGQRRKIVDERLKLLQAELSEAEAERIQKESVYRLVQEGDPGSLPGVFDSKLMQDLTLRLAELKRQYSQLTSTFSTNYPQVVQLQRQIDEVERVLAEERNRGAQKLTNDYLAAVRREEMLRVAFERQKREAEQIAEKTIQYNILKREVDTNKQLYEGLLQRLKEAGVSAGLKASNIRVVDPAEIPRKPVRPMILLNLALGLAFGLGLGASAAFLQEYLDNTLKSPDDIERYLRAPWLGMIPSVTSLDGHRRLYGYGSRRRKLAAGVRASEIISHETSPTALQEAYRSLRTSILLSAAEHAPRTLLVTSASPGEGKTTTAANLAIALAQLGSRVLVIDSDLRKPRLHRIFQLDSRQGLVTHLTGLLPSADVIQHSYVPNVDVVVCGPVPPNPSELLSAPRMDDLVGQAAKTYDVVILDSPPVLNVADARILARIVERVVLVVEGGKTPRELVRRAHALLAEAGGNVLGVVLNNVDVTQDSYYYERSYYNYYSSYAEASPEEEARSAAQGSH; encoded by the coding sequence ATGGCATCGAATCAGATCGAACGGATTGTTCCCGGCCCGCTGGAACCGGCCCGGCCGGAATGGAATTGGCCCGGCAGCTTTCCTCCCGAACCCGGCGAGGCGCCTCATCTGTTGGACTACTGGCGCATCTTGCGCAAGCGCCGGTGGACCGTGCTCAGTATCTTTGTGGTGCTCTTTGTGGTGGTGCTCGTCGGCACCGTCCGACAGACGCCGATCTACCGCGCTCAGGCGACCCTGCAGATTGACAAGGAAAACCCGCAGATTTTTAGCTTCAAGGAGATTTTCCAGTTCAGCTCGGACTCCGATGAATACCTGGAAACCCAGTACAAGATTTTGCAGAGCCACAGCCTGGCGTTGCGGGTCATTGACGAGCTGGGCCTCGACCGGCAACCGGAATTTCTGCCCCGCTCCTGGTGGCCCTGGAAAACGGCCCCGGTCGAGGTGCGCGCTCAGGAGCGATTGGAGGAAAAACATTCGGCGAAAACATATCAAGTCGTCTTGCGAAACTTTCTCAAGCGCTTGGGCGTGGAGCCGGTGCGACGCAGCCGGCTGGTCAAGGTGAGCTTTGACTCGGCTGACCCGGCGTTGGCGGCACAAACCGTGAACGCCTTGGCTGGCTCTTTCATCAACCAGAACCTGGAAGCCCGCTGGGAGGCCACCCAAAAAGCCTCGGAGTGGCTTTCTCAGGAGCTCACCGCGCTCAAGATTCGGCTGGAAAAGTCCGACGACGAACTCCAAAGCTATGCTCGCCACAACGCCATCGTTTTTCTCGAGGACGAATCAGGGCAGCGGCGGAAGATCGTTGACGAGCGCCTGAAATTGCTGCAGGCGGAACTATCCGAGGCTGAAGCCGAGCGCATCCAGAAGGAATCCGTCTATCGGCTTGTCCAGGAGGGCGACCCGGGATCGCTGCCGGGGGTGTTCGACAGCAAGTTGATGCAGGACCTTACTCTTCGTCTGGCGGAACTGAAACGCCAATACTCTCAACTCACTTCCACCTTCTCGACCAACTACCCGCAGGTGGTGCAGTTGCAAAGGCAGATCGACGAGGTCGAGCGGGTGCTGGCCGAAGAGCGAAACCGCGGCGCGCAGAAGCTCACCAACGACTATCTGGCCGCAGTGCGCCGGGAAGAAATGCTGCGGGTTGCTTTTGAACGCCAGAAGCGCGAGGCGGAGCAAATTGCTGAGAAGACCATCCAGTACAACATCCTGAAGCGTGAGGTGGACACCAACAAACAGCTCTACGAGGGATTGTTGCAGCGACTGAAAGAGGCCGGCGTGTCGGCCGGCTTGAAGGCCAGCAACATCCGGGTGGTGGACCCGGCGGAAATTCCTCGCAAGCCGGTGCGGCCGATGATCTTGCTGAACCTCGCGCTCGGGCTGGCCTTTGGGCTGGGCCTCGGCGCCAGCGCTGCCTTCTTGCAAGAGTATCTCGACAATACCCTCAAGAGTCCGGATGACATTGAGCGCTACCTGCGCGCGCCCTGGCTGGGCATGATTCCCTCGGTCACCAGCCTCGACGGCCACCGCCGCCTCTACGGCTATGGTTCGCGCCGCAGAAAGCTCGCTGCCGGAGTACGAGCTTCCGAAATTATTTCCCACGAGACCAGCCCCACCGCTTTGCAAGAAGCCTATCGCAGTCTGCGCACCTCGATTTTGCTCTCGGCGGCCGAGCATGCCCCGCGGACCTTGCTCGTCACCAGCGCCAGCCCGGGAGAAGGCAAGACCACCACGGCGGCCAACCTGGCCATCGCGCTGGCGCAGTTGGGAAGTCGTGTCCTGGTGATTGACAGCGATCTGCGCAAGCCGCGACTGCACCGCATTTTCCAACTCGACAGCCGCCAGGGCTTGGTCACCCACCTGACCGGGCTCCTCCCCTCTGCGGACGTGATCCAGCACAGTTACGTGCCCAATGTGGACGTGGTGGTTTGCGGGCCGGTGCCGCCGAATCCCTCTGAACTCTTGAGCGCACCGCGCATGGACGATTTGGTCGGCCAGGCGGCCAAGACCTATGACGTGGTGATTCTGGACTCGCCGCCGGTGCTCAACGTGGCCGACGCCCGCATCCTGGCGCGGATTGTCGAACGCGTGGTGCTTGTCGTCGAAGGCGGAAAGACCCCGCGCGAGCTGGTGCGGCGGGCTCATGCCTTGCTGGCGGAAGCGGGCGGGAACGTCCTTGGCGTCGTGCTGAACAACGTGGATGTGACACAGGACAGCTACTACTACGAGCGGAGTTACTACAACTACTACTCGAGCTACGCCGAGGCTTCGCCCGAAGAAGAAGCGCGTAGCGCGGCGCAGGGTTCACACTGA
- a CDS encoding SIS domain-containing protein, which translates to MSNTAYINRYLGEMQTIIERLSREEIDRAIEVLFDAWRSDRGVFLMGNGGSASTATHFACDLSKVTIVEGQKRLRAISLTDNIPLMTAWINDNGFDNLFAEQLRNLMRQGDVLIGISVHGGSGRDKADRWSQNLLKAMLVAKEEFGGTTIGLSGFDGGAMKAIADVCLVVPFPSTPHVESFHLVLEHLITFCLKEKIQAAVCEQSSLTATA; encoded by the coding sequence ATGTCAAACACCGCTTACATCAACCGCTACCTCGGTGAGATGCAGACGATCATCGAGCGGCTTTCTCGCGAGGAGATCGATCGCGCCATCGAAGTGCTCTTTGATGCCTGGCGAAGCGACCGGGGCGTATTCCTCATGGGAAACGGCGGCTCGGCTTCTACCGCCACTCACTTTGCTTGCGATCTCTCCAAGGTGACGATTGTGGAGGGACAGAAGCGCCTCCGCGCCATCAGCCTCACCGACAACATTCCCCTCATGACGGCCTGGATCAATGACAACGGCTTCGACAACCTCTTTGCCGAGCAACTGCGCAACCTGATGCGGCAGGGCGACGTGCTCATCGGCATCAGCGTGCATGGTGGCAGCGGCCGCGACAAGGCCGACCGGTGGTCGCAAAATCTTTTGAAGGCGATGCTGGTTGCCAAGGAAGAGTTTGGCGGCACCACCATTGGTTTGAGCGGTTTTGACGGCGGGGCGATGAAGGCCATCGCCGATGTTTGCCTGGTGGTGCCGTTTCCTTCCACTCCTCACGTCGAATCGTTCCACCTGGTGCTCGAGCATTTGATCACCTTCTGCTTGAAGGAAAAGATACAGGCGGCAGTATGCGAGCAGTCTTCCT